Proteins encoded in a region of the Rutidosis leptorrhynchoides isolate AG116_Rl617_1_P2 chromosome 9, CSIRO_AGI_Rlap_v1, whole genome shotgun sequence genome:
- the LOC139868860 gene encoding uncharacterized protein, whose translation MTLLQAYLETGKLPEDRNEERKIRIKAPSYKMMNGALYRRSFLTPWLRCVGPKQATVIIQEMHEGICGLHAGPRSVVAKIMRLGYYWPTMHHDTTTVLQTCESCQIHSNVPRLPKQELISVTSAWPFVKWGIDIVGPISDTPGSPRFLLVAIDYFTKWAEAKPLATITAKLHLGISSPRTTPKRSNGETPYSLAYGTEAVLPAEIQVLTERTANNENNEENLRVNLDLLEERREAAVIREASYKRMIEGYYNKRVKPSTFKVGEYVLRLNSASKVEYEGKLGPNWEGPYVIA comes from the exons ATGACTCTGCTACAAGCATATCTTGAGACAGGGAAATTACCAGAGGATAGAAACGAAGAAAGGAAGATAAGGATAAAGGCACCTTCGTATAAAATGATGAACGGAGCACTATACCGAAGGTCCTTTCTCACCCCATGGCTTCGATGTGTAGGGCCAAAGCAAGCAACTGTCATAATCCAAGAGATGCACGAAGGAATATGTGGTCTACACGCGGGTCCAAGGTCAGTAGTCGCCAAAATTATGAGACTAGGGTACTATTGGCCTACAATGCACCATGACACCACGACGGTGCTGCAAACCTGCGAGTCTTGTCAAATCCACTCAAATGTCCCGAGGCTGCccaaacaagaactaatctctgtcacATCTGCGTGGCCGTTCGTAAAATGGGGAATAGACATAGTTGGACCCATTAGCGATACACCAGGAAGCCCAAGATTCCTACTGGTAGCAATTGATTACTTCACCAAGTGGGCCGAAGCAAAACCGTTGGCAACAATCACTG CAAAGCTTCACCTCGGTATATCATCCCCAAG GACAACTCCAAAACGAAGCAATGGTGAAACCCCCTACAGCCTTGCATACGGAACAGAAGCCGTTCTTCCCGCAGAAATACAAGTACTAACAGAAAGAACAGCGAACAATGAAAACAACGAAGAAAACCTTCGAGTTAACTTGGATCTGCTCGAAGAAAGAAGAGAAGCAGCTGTGATTCGGGAAGCCTCATACAAACGAATGATTGAAGGCTATTACAACAAGAGAGTAAAACCCTCAACCTTTAAAGTAGGAGAATATGTCCTAAGGTTAAACAGTGCAAGCAAGGTGGAATACGAAGGAAAATTGGGACCAAATTGGGAAGGCCCCTATGTGATTGCATAA